The genomic DNA AAAATTTAATCCAGTAAGCAAACCTGTAAAAAGAACAAGAAAGCACGTAAAAGAGTCTCTGTACCATTGTGATTTCCCGTTTCCAACAACTCCGAGAGTTCTCTGAAGCACTTGGATGCCCTTTGAAACTGTACCTTAATTGCATCAGCAACCTCTAAAGCATTTCGTATCCTCTTGGAGGTTGCTGTGTTTCTCTGTCCCATTGCCACCGTATCCTTATCGATCACAGCCGGATCGTAATTTGAGCTTCGACTGGCCGTCGATGGGTGGTAAGATGGGCTTATCACTTCATCCTCTCTCGCTCCGTTTTCCGCGGCCGTAGAGGAGACAGCTATAAAGCTCGGGTTGTCATAGGTGGCTTCCTGGACCACTTCCTGTTCCACCTCTTCGAGGTCGGGGATCCCTTCCTCGTGCCTCACCTCGCCAGAACTTCGGCTAGGGGTGTACCCATGGCTGTATAAGTCAATCGAGAAAGGGTTCAGAAAGTCCCAAGTGGAAGTCTTCGGTGGTGAAGGGGGCGGAGGTGGTGCTCTAGATGAGGAAGAACCTTCCGAAACCAGCCGCGGCATAGCCGCCGGACTCGGATAGGAGTTGAAGAATCCTCCAGTTGAGCCGTAATAACCAGGGGGGAAGGGAAAAGGGTGGCTGGCGTGCGAAGGGTTAGCCGAGTAAGGATCAAAGTAGTCAACTTGGACGGTCTCATAGGACGGCGGTCGCTGATCGAAGGTGACGGAGAAAGGCGGCGGCTGGCTGCGCGTGTAGTGGATTCTTCCGAAGCTGGTGGCGCAAGGGAATGGTACGTCGTAGAGACGTTGCTGCTGGAAATTGTAATCACCTCTCACATCGTGCTCCTCTTCGTCCTCGTGCTCATCGTCGGAGTCCAAAGTAGCAATCTCTATGCGAGAGCTGAAATGATGGTAGCGGGCAGAGGAACCAGAGGAAGCTGGCGGTGGCGGACATGGCTCAGATTTGCGGCGTCTAGGAAGGGAAAGAACaggggaggaggaggaagaagcggCTAGTAGTAGGAGGAAACGGTGGAGGGCAACGGAGACGGAGAGAAGGGAGTCGGAGTAGGCTGCGTGCGCGGTGGCGAGGGCGTTGCGGTGACGAATGACGGCGGCGAGGAGGTCAGCGCGGCGGTGGCAGAGCACCACGGCCCTACGCTCCACCACCTTCGACTCCGAGCATCCCATTCATGCCCTATTAATACCACAACACTAATCCTTGTCACTCTTCTTGGACTGCGAACAGTAGTGCTCTTGTTTCATGTTCTTCCACTGCGACAGCCACTGTGCATGGTTTGCTTTCaaggaagagagaagagagaagatgAGGGAAGTGGTGGGAAGGTGCAGAACAGAGTATTAAAACATGGAGAATGGTGGAGGGTTAGAGGGGGGAAAAACTAATAAAGAAACAGGGGAAGactcaaattattttaataaataaataaataaggaaaagaagaaaacgaaattaaattataattatttaaaggataattttttaaaaatatccttaaatgtttattttataaaaacaAATATTCATATAGaagtgtttttaaaatttttattttactattAAAATATATTATCTCTTCTATTcagatgtaaataatttaaataattttgggtTTTAAAAAATGTTTATGTTAATATATACAAATAAGATATGTCTGTTAATGATATTTGTGCATCAAAAAGGAGATTCCACAGAATTAATCATGTTGATTTGAAACAACGATATTGATTGTCTAGAATGAGAGGATAGTTCCATAGGTGACCTAATAAAAGATGATAGAAGGAGAAAACTTAAAGAGCAAATTGTATAATTAACTAAAGTTGTGTTAGCTAATTGAACTAAAAAAATCAATAGATTAACAATGGTGATACGGTATATGAATGTGAGGTCTGTGAGATGATCTGGCACGGAGTCAAAGCCATACAAGGGTCAAAGTCACGCCAGcctggaggtcagaagtctagccctcGTGGCTAGTCAAAAGTCACGCTAGcctggaggtcagaagtctagccctcGTGGCTAGTCAAAAGTTACACCAGcctggaggtcagaagtctagcctcCGTGGCAACGCCATCGTGGAGGTCAAGATTCCGGCCAACGTGGCTAAAGTTAAAGCTTCAGTTGAAGGACTGGTCAAAGGACAATATTTACGAGGTGGGCCGGATCTGACCTTGAAGGGAATCGGAAATGGACCCGACCCACAGGACCAAGGTCAATTGAGGATCAGACCCATGTGTCAAATATAATCAGGGATTGAGTGCGACTAGGGAGCCAGCTTAGTGATTGGATGTGTATACCGAATAAAACTTCCGATGAAGCGATACAGGTCAGGGAACCgatccagcgtgcaggtcgggacgttcataccatggataacagcggacagataCAGGTCAGGGAACCGACCCAGCATGCAGGCCGGGACGTtcatgccatggataacagcggacagataCAGGCCAGGGAactgacccagcgtgcaggtcgggacgttcatgccatggataacagcagacagatgcAGATTAGGGAAccaacccagcgtgcaggtcgggacgttcataccatggataacaacgGACAAATGCAGGTCAGGGAACTGACCCaatgtgcaggtcgggacgttcataccatggataacagcggacagatgcacgtcagggaaccgacccagcgtgcaggtcgggacgttcataccatggataacagcggacagatgtAGGTCAGGCAACAGACCCAACGTATAGGTCGGaacatacatgccttggatagcaataagcagatgcgggtcgggaattagacccagcgtgcaggtcggaacatacatgccttggatagcaataagcagatgcgggtcgagaattagacccaacgtgcaggtTGGGATGTACATGCTTCGAATGACGTAGACGAAGGTGGGTCAGGAGACCAGACACTACATGACAAATAGAcctgcaaggaatcgtaaccacctgtcagagaacaatcatcacatgtcagggaatattctaacggtAGGAGGCGCATACCCCTCTTGGTTCCTCCGCCAGCCTATAAGAGAAAGCCACGTGTcgaccaccgccagacaaagcctgacatccgacattccctgacattcgccaggttccagaagcctcagttgcagtataaaaagggattctTTGTCCCTTAcggaggtacgctcactcgtcattttttACCAGTCTTTTACTTTCCGTGCTTTCTCTatgatttctggggaaaaagtacctgacttgagcgttggagggcctgacccggggactttttccctggtttctggtctctaacgaccgtgtgactcgtctgagtgtgtgcagagcaatAGCGCCATCATCCTGATCCTTTCTTTCCGTACAATCGCCCGTGTGCACCTGTCCACGAGGTACCTCGCTGATTCAGCATCTCAACGACTTTTTGTCAACTTTTAGCATAACAAaacccgccttcatccgactcaacttTCAGACGGGATCAAATGGGAAAGAATGATTTTATTTGAGATTATTCAGCTGAAGGAACAATGTTAATTGATTAGACAATTACCAATTGATTGGTCACTCTTGTTAGTCAATAGAACAGTTATATTATTCGGATTTGAACATTTGAATTATTTATGGTCGATTGAGAGGAATAAAGTCAATTAATTGAAAATCTAAAGATTAACTTTTTAGGTGAACATTGGAACCAAAGGTATATAAGCTCCTAGGGAACTGTTGGGCACCAACAGCACACAAAAAATACTATAAAACTCCTGTGCTCATCAAGATCAAGTACCCAAAGGAATCTAGGAGTTTGGACTAAGATTATAAGCTCCCCTTGAGTCTAACCCTAAATATGGATTACTCGTTGAGAGAAATGTTGGAGTAATAATTTACGAGAGATTTTAGAaaattagtcaaatttaaatatataaaattaaatttaacttatttattgAAATGACATGAGCTAATAATCTCAGACTGCCAATGGTGACTGATTTCTACCAACTGCTGAGTGCAGACTAGTCGAGCAGACAGAGAGGCCGAGTGGGCAGATTGATTGAGCAAGTAGTATAGCTGACTGGGCTATACAGCAAATCAGGCAAAGCGGACCGAGTGGTAGATCAGTCGAGCGAGTAGAGTGGGCCTTGAGGCTAAGCAGCGACCAAGTGGTCAGTGTGAATGGTTCGCAAATCAAATAGAGAATTTGACCGAATAGAGAGGCCGATCGGTTAAAGTAGACCAGCCGACCGGGTGGTGCAGCCGAGCGGGCTGAGAAGCTAAGCAGTCTGAGAGGCCGAGCGAATGTGCGACCGAGTTGCTAAGAGAGCAAGCGACTGAACCCGTGAGTGGCCAAGCAAGTATTCAGCCGGCTGGGCAGAAAATTGAGTGGCGGGGTGAGCGTGCGGCTGGACGAGCGAAGCAGGCAAGTGGCCTGTTGGGCAAAGTAGCAAAGTGACCGAATGAGCAAACGATCGGACGGGCGTGTAGCCGAGTGGAGAAAGAGGGTGAGCAAGTGAAGAGGCCGAGCGAATGAACCTGAGCAGCCGAGCAGGCGAATGGATCGAGGCATGCGATGgttgtagtttccttgaaacagatttgcccCACCTCCAGCTGCGCTTCGAGGTTTACTAGGGTTGTATGTTTCTCATGATACAAAAGTTAACTGTGATTTCCACAGAGCACTAGTGGTCACgactgttagattatatatatatttatttctttatagCTTTTAGGACAATTTGAtcatttttccttttatatttagagtttaagGTTTCTTAACTAAACTATATAAAGGTCTTATACTTTGTATTTTCTATTatcaattttggattcaataatatgactagtttttttttcttaatttctacatggtatcagagcaaggctttttttctctgacctaattttttCTGTCGCCTCCTATTATTGCTTTCTATTGTCGCTGTTGTCTTCTATTGCTACTGCCGATTTCGGAGTCGGCACCCTGTCCTATCGATTTCAATGTCACCGACCTATCCTATCGATTTTGGTGCCAATACTCTTTTCTATCGATTTTGATGCCGATGCTCTTTTCTGTCGATTTCGACGCCAACGCCCTATGTTGCTGATTTTGGCACCAACTCTCTTTTCTATCGATTTTGGTGCTGATGTCCTATGTCACTGATTTTGGTATTGACGTCCTTTTCTACTGATTTCGATATCGACACCCTGTGCTGTCGATTTCTACGTTTGACATCCTTTTCTGGCTTGAATTCTCAGTATGACCACAGGTCATCCTGACACTAGTTTTTACGGATCGTACAGATATGTATCCTTACAGTTTAGTTATTCTGAGCATTATTTGTTCTGTCATCATACCTGTTCGTgcagatgcttcatggaaatctgatCGGTATATGTTGGAGGagtttcaacagttccttgcttcacaaccctctgccatgtcagcttcctctcatatagatTTGTCATCATCTGatatttcaggtatatcttcatccttatggATTTTGGACTCTCGTGCCTCCCATCATAtatcatcttttgtttttttttctccccgttcatctatatctattgtgattGCTGATGGTACTCTtatgtcattagtaggtgtcGGTGCAATTGTTACatcttatttatctcttactgatgtttattatattccaagttttactttaaatcttatttctgttagtcaattatgtgagtctggatacctAATCTCTTTTTCgtcatccaattgttatgttcagaACCCGCAATCTCAGAGGCTAATTGGGACAGGTCGTaggcaaggaggactctatgttttagatcaactcaaagtacAGAAGTTGTAGTttcgagtgtggatttatcatcttttcatctgaattgttcatcttctgatttttatttatggCACTCTAGTTTAAGTCATGTTTCAGTATCTTGTTTGCAATTTTTAACTTCTACAAgagtattaggacctttaaaaagttttgatatttttgattgtAATTGTTATAAACTGGCCAAATTTTCTGCCTtatcattttctaaaagtctttctttttcttctgcttcaTTTGATCTTATATATTCTGATATgtggggaccctctcctattcctacaaaaggaGGGGGGGGGTCAAagtattatgtttcatttattgatgattgcacacGTTACActtgggtctatcttatgaaatACAGGTatgattatcttaccattttcaacaacttcagagctcttgtgaaaactcaatattctagtgtcataaagtgttttTGTTGTGATTTGGGAggtgaatacacttcgaatcatTTTTCATAATTACTTacttctgatggtactattcatcaaacctcttGTACATATACTCctgaacagaatggtgtggctaaACGAAAATATAGGCATCTTGTTGAAACAActcattcatttttattatctgCCAGTGTTCCTAGTACCTTTCGGGGGAAGTAATTCTTACTGCTGCTCAcgtgattaatagaattccaacctcacacaatttaggcttgtcaccttttgaaaaattgtatgggcatgctcctctctatttctctttgtgtgtttttggttgtacttgcttTGTCCTTCGTCCACATGTTGAGCATAATAAATTAGCCTTTTGGTCTACTTTTTGTGTCTTTTTGGGTTATGATGTTACTCAAAAAGGATATCGTTACTTTGATCTcgttagtcaaaaattgtatgtctctggtcatgttgtgtttcttgaacatattccattcttttctattccagctagttcacataatatgacaaagtcagatttactttgtattgatcctttcaataccgacACTGAAAAAGTTTTACCCACAACTCCTACTGGTAGCTCAACTAAATTTGGTACTTTAGTTCTTGAGATATCTACTCCATATGCTCCTCTTTCTGCCACTATCCAATCATTTCCTGAGGTTGCGGATTATCCTTCTCTCCATCGTTGTCAATCCACTCGTGTTTGTAAGTCTACTAAGTTGCCAGATTTtacttactcttgttattctcattcttttcctttatttgatGCATCTATTTATTGTGTGATACCCTGGTTCAAAGAttatggttaagtatgactttaaaaggttagatggtactatccatatcaccaaggtacaCCTTCCTTTTcgaaagcccaaacttaagaactccaaagttaagcatgcttggcttagagaaatctgaggatgggtgacctcctggaaagttttccagggtgcgtgcgagtgaggacaaagcacgctgaaaggacctccggtggtttgtAGAGCTAGTCGTCAATCCGATAGGCAATTCTGGTGGTGTTCCTGATTTGGtcagggtggggcccgcccgagctagggcgttacagatggtattagAGCGACCTTGCAAccatgagtgcgcctgtggcaggagcacctagGGCACCACCTAatgagggagattctgggatttgtctgcgGTGTGATTCATGATTACATAACGAGGACAttatgtctttaagtgggggtgattgtgataccccggttctgagattctggttaagcatgacttaaaaaggttagatggtactatccatatcatcaaggtgcaccttccttttcgaaagcacaaacttaagaactccaaagttaagcgtgtttGGCTTAGAAAaatttgaggatgggtgacctcctgggaagttttctagggtgcgtgcgagtgaggacaaagcacgctgaaaagacctccggtggtctatggagctagtcgtcaacccgatgggcaattctggtagCATTTTCGGTTCGGTCAGGGTGGGGCTCGCCCGGGCCGAGGCATTACACATTGTCTTTCTAAGCCTgtatcctatagagaagttgtttATAACTCACTTTGGCAGAGTACTATGACtgaggaactaactgctttgcattagactcatatgtgagatttggTTCTGTTGCCACTAGAAAAACACACTATTGTTTCTCGTTGGATATATAAGAtcaaactaaatctgatggatttATCGAGTAATACAAAACTCGTCTTGTTCTAAAGATTATTCTCAtgagtatgacatggattatgaggaaacatttgctcctgttgcAAAAATGACGACTGATacctcctcctggtatttcacaccaACCTGGTGAAGTTTGTAGGCTTCATAAAGCGCTTTATCAAACAAACACCTCGTatttggtttgagaagttctctatagTGATTACTTCACTTAATTTTCAttctagtaatcatgattcagtaTTGTTTGTTAGATGTACGAGTACAGgtcatattcttttatcattataagttgatgacatgattattattgGTGATGATTATAATGGAATTGCTTTCCTGAAGTTTGAGTTGGCTCGTCATTTTACTATaaaagacttgggtatactacgctactttcCGGGGATTGAGGTTACTTATTCCctgaaaggttatcttttatcccaGTCAAAATAAATATCTGATCTATTTGATTGTGCTCGTCTTACTAATAATAGAGTcattgatactcctattgagactaatgctcgatattctctaTATGATGGCTCATCTTTGTAGGATCCTAGTTTGTatagaactattgttggaagcttggtttatctcactatgactcgtccagatattgtgtatgttgttcatgtggttaATCAATTTATCGCTGCACCAACTACAGTTTATTGGGCTGCTATTCTTTGCATTCTCAAGTATCTTCAGGGCACTCAATTTTaaagccttttatttccttttatttcaTCTCTTAAACtgcgtgcatactctgatgcaGATTAAGCTGGTGATCCTACGGATCGTAAATCTACTATGGCTTCTgcatttttcttggtgattccctcatttcttggaagagtaagaagcaagatgttatttctaagtcttccatagaagttgagtatcatgccatgacctcaactacttgtgagatagtttggttgcatTGATTTCTTGTGGATATGGATATTTCTCTACATCAACCTACTCCATTATATTATGATAATTAGAGTGCTATTAAAATTACACACCATTTAATTTTTCATGAGCGgatgaaacatattgaaattgattgtcacgttactcgtcaccatcttcagattgacaccatcacattaccttttattcctttaaagttacagattgctgatatgtttaccaagtcACATTCTACTACACGCTTTTATttcttatctgacaaactctcaatgcttctagctgtagcatcatgagtttgaggggggatgttagattatatatatttatttatttatagcttTTAGGGAAATTTggtctttgacctacttggacttcccaataccaaGTGTCCCACCTGGATTTCTATGTGTCTGGtctcactcaccaggtctttccatctacctagcttcactcactagaacttttcatCTACCTggctcactcactaggactttccatctgcctgacttcacttgcgaggactttcacctagcttcactcattaggattttcccactgcccgacttcactcaccgggactttcacctgcttagcttcactcactaggtctttcacctagcttcactcatcaagatttcccaactgcctgacttcactcaccaggacttccacttgcctaacctccagttaggacttttccagtcaaatatccagtcaaccctttgatttcttcacatctaactggtcagtccttgaccagagggaaattgtatcaacaatctttcCAATCTGatgattgctcctgcaatctccatatattgttaaacatcgaaacccaaacatcgagactcaaacttgagccaactcaagcttagtcaacctggtcaacctgacccaggggatattgcaccaacaatcattAGTAGATACAATAAAGCCCAAAAAAGTTACCGAGGTTGTAAAAAAGGAACACTTCTTCTTATTGACAAATAAGTACTCCATGTTCAGCCTTTCAAAAATAGCACGGAGGTGATCAAAGCGTGATGCCTCTATTagactctatatatatatatatatatatatatcatcatagTAGACCACTATAAATGTTCCCATAAAAGACTGCAAGATCTAATGCATAAACCTTATGAATGTGCTAGGCATGTTAGATAATCTAAAAAGTATGACCGTCCACTTATATAGCTCATGTTGCATCTTGAATGTTGTCTTTCATTCATCTCCAGGTCTTAATCTGATCTTGTGGTAGCCACTTTTaaggttaaatttttaaaagaccCTAGAATCGAATAACTGATCCAACATGTCATCTAAGCAAGAAATTAGAAATCTATATTTAACTATAATATTTTTGATTGCTTGATTGTCAACACACATATCCCATGAATTATTCTTCTTCAGCACTAGTAGGGCAGGAATTGTACATGAGCTCATGCTCTCACAAATATAGCTCTTCTCCAATAATTTCACCACTTGATGTTGTAATTCTTTAGCCTCCTTAGGGTTGAGGCAATATGATGGTCGATTAAGCAAACTTTCCCCTAGAACTAGATCAATCTGATGTTAGATATCTCTCATAGGTGGTAACCTAGTAGGAAGATCTTCTGGCATCAATTCCGCAAAGTCCGCTAGTATCTATTGTACTTTGGTTGGTAAGACAGTATTTATGGCTATGCCATCGTTCTAGCAAAGCAGCAAAGCATAGACAATGTCTCCATGCTCCATCTCATCTAAAAATCTAGATATAGAAAGCATATTAGTACTTTTGGCTATTGGAACTGGAGTGATTCCTTCTCGCTGCGGTGCCAACACAATCTTCTTTCCTTTGATGTGAAAGGTATAAGTATCCTTTCATACATCATGGATAATGTTGTTATTATACTGTCAAGATTGCCTTAACAATATATGACATGCATCCATGATCACCACATCACACCAAACACTATCAAAATATTTGATGCCAAATGAAAAAGGTAAGAGGCATCGTCTGCCTACTGTTACCTCACTATTTTTATTCAACCATCATAACTTATATGACTTAGGATTGTAAGATCAAAAATAgtctagaggggatgaatagcatTTATCACTTTTTTCTAAATCATGAGTTAAAACAAATGTAGCAGAAAAGAGAAAGTAGAAAGATCAAGCACTAACGCAAgtattttttacttagttcaaagccttcaacgactcctactctaaggcctgcactcgttgagtgctttcattggaaaATCACTATAATATCAAAAAGATTACAAATAGTTAAGTATAATgtaggagaaataaaagaattctGACaacaaaaggaaataagtttggtTGCTGGTTGTCAGAGTAGCCTTTCGATGTCATAGGAGCCTTCTCGAAGCAGCGCGCAAGAACGAAAGTTGGAGGAGATGTTCTATCGAAGATTCTAGTCGAAGGCCTTTTTATAGGCCATTTTCAAGTTTGGACTACGGGCTCCCGGACTACCCCTGGGCGCTTGGGTTGCTAACGTGCCAGCTCCTTAGCAAAACTCTATCTTTGAAAGTTTATCCTTCTCTAGGTGGCCAGACCGATCCAAGCGCCCGAATTGTGATGTAAGCTGGCCAACCAATGTGC from Zingiber officinale cultivar Zhangliang chromosome 4A, Zo_v1.1, whole genome shotgun sequence includes the following:
- the LOC121972304 gene encoding protein ALTERED PHOSPHATE STARVATION RESPONSE 1-like codes for the protein MGCSESKVVERRAVVLCHRRADLLAAVIRHRNALATAHAAYSDSLLSVSVALHRFLLLLAASSSSSPVLSLPRRRKSEPCPPPPASSGSSARYHHFSSRIEIATLDSDDEHEDEEEHDVRGDYNFQQQRLYDVPFPCATSFGRIHYTRSQPPPFSVTFDQRPPSYETVQVDYFDPYSANPSHASHPFPFPPGYYGSTGGFFNSYPSPAAMPRLVSEGSSSSRAPPPPPSPPKTSTWDFLNPFSIDLYSHGYTPSRSSGEVRHEEGIPDLEEVEQEVVQEATYDNPSFIAVSSTAAENGAREDEVISPSYHPSTASRSSNYDPAVIDKDTVAMGQRNTATSKRIRNALEVADAIKVQFQRASKFAYWIKFSVDEVAKGSMGLASTLQKLYVWEKKLYHEVKSEEKMRQLLSKSNKDLRHLVERGAEAHKIDTTGSLIDKLSMKIQVTIQVVRTISKRIDALRDEELWPQVTDLVLGLVRMWNLMLECHRMQCQTITEVEGLDFVVAYRRLSSANTDAILQLEMEMHKWSSNFSAWINAQRNYVKALNGWLLLCLPREHAETAPSPRRIGAPPVFTICKCWAQAMDRVSELEAIDFVLAFADSLHQLWERLIVDKNKQMVATRDRERWLRVIEIKRKAMHKEVDSLNKKLAVIPGQFTLPVLQKQCDAQNITEVGSLKLGLKRLFEAMEHFSASSVKAYGELLEHCGEQTM